From a region of the Impatiens glandulifera chromosome 4, dImpGla2.1, whole genome shotgun sequence genome:
- the LOC124936429 gene encoding protein C2-DOMAIN ABA-RELATED 4-like, with translation MDNLLGLLRIRVKRGIDLAVRDMNTSDPYAVVKMGRQKLKTHVKKKDVNPVWNEDLTLSVSDPKLPIKLTIYDHDTFSKDDKMGEAEFHINDFLEAMGNDLSEFPDGFVITRVPPSRQNCLSEESCIIWTEGKVSQDMILRLKNVERGEVELSLNWIDLPGSRGL, from the exons ATGGATAATTTATTGGGTCTCCTTCGTATCCGCGTCAAACGCGGGATTGATCTTGCTGTTCGCGATATGAATACCAGCGATCCCTATGCTGTTGTCAAGATGGGTCGACAG AAATTGAAGACACATGTCAAGAAGAAGGATGTGAATCCTGTGTGGAATGAAGATTTAACACTTTCTGTTTCGGATCCTAAACTTCCCATCAAGTTG ACCATATATGACCACGACACATTCAGCAAAGATGACAAAATGGGAGAGGCAGAGTTTCATATAAACGACTTTTTGGAAGCGATGGGGAATGATCTGAGCGAGTTCCCAGATGGCTTTGTCATTACAAGAGTGCCTCCTTCAAGGCAGAATTGTCTTTCAGAAGAAAGTTGCATTATTTGGACAGAGGGAAAAGTCTCTCAAGATATGATTCTTCGGTTGAAAAATGTCGAACGTGGTGAAGTTGAGCTCTCACTCAATTGGATCGATCTTCCTGGTTCCAGGGGCCTCTGA